The Sinomicrobium kalidii region GATCAAAGGAGAATGATTGGGGAGCATAATCCCGCCGGACCCCACTCTTATCCTTGACGTACCGCCTGCAATATGGCCAATTAACACCGAAGTGGCCGAACTTGCAATAGTAATCATGTTGTGGTGTTCTGCCAGCCAAAACCGGGTATACCCCATTGCTTCCGCTTTTCTCGCAAGGTCCAGGCTATTGTCAAAAGTCTGTTTTATACTGGTATTTTTAGCTACTCCGGCAAGCTCCAGGATAGAATACGGGATTTTTTTAAGTTCGGCCATAAAACAAATGGTTTGTATTTACAAATAACTGCAGACTCCCCCGACTCCGGTTCAAAACTCCACCAGGGGTAAAAACAGAAAGATAGTCCCCTTCCCGGAAACTATCCCCTGCAACGTTTATATTTCAACCGTATTTACTTCGCGATGTTCACCGACCTCGTTTCCCTGATGACCGTTACCTTTACCTGGCCGGGGTAGGTCATATCCGTTTGTATTTTCTGTGATATCTCAAAAGAGAGCTCGGAAGCCTTATCGTCATTCACCCTTTCGCTTTCCACAATTACACGGAGTTCCCGGCCGGCCTGTATGGCATAGGCCTTTTTTACGCCGTTAAACCCAAAGGCAATATCTTCCAGGTCCTTGAGACGTTGTATATAGGAATCCAGCACCTGCCTTCTCGCCCCCGGCCTGGCACCGCTTATGGCATCGCACACCTGGACAATAGGCGCTATGAGCGATTTCATTTCCACTTCGTCATGGTGTGCACCGATGGCATTGCACACATCGGGTTTTTCCCCGTATTTTTCCGCCCATTCCATACCGAGTATGGCGTGTGGCATTTCGGTTTCGGACTCCGGTACTTTTCCTATATCGTGGAGCAGTCCGGCACGTTTGGCCAGTTTCGGGTTTAATCCTAATTCCGCTGCCATCACCCCGCATAATTTGGCTACTTCGCGGGAGTGTTGCAGCAGGTTTTGTCCGTAGGAAGAACGGTATTTCATCCGTCCCACCATTTTTATCAGCTCGGGGTGGAGCCCGTGAATACCCAGGTCAATAATCGTCCTCTTCCCTACTTCAATGATCTCTTCTTCTATTTGTTTGGTGGTTTTTTGTACTACTTCTTCTATCCGTGCCGGGTGTATTCTTCCGTCGGTTACCAGTTTATGCAGGGACAAACGGGCGATTTCTCTCCTTACGGAATCGAAACACGACAGTATAATGGCCTCGGGGGTATCGTCTACAATAATCTCGACCCCTGTAGCGGATTCCAGTGCCCGGATATTCCTTCCTTCCCGGCCGATAATCCTCCCCTTGATGTCGTCGGATTCAAGATTGAACACGGAAACACAGTTTTCTATCGCTTCTTCCGTACCAATACGCTGTATGGTGTTTATGATGACCTTCTTGGCTTCCTGCTGGGCAGTGAGTTTGGCTTCTTCGAGTGTATTCTGAACGTAGCTCATGGCGTCGCTCCTGGCATCATCCCTCAGGGATTCGATCAACTGGCTTTTGGCGTCTTCGGCGGGCAGACCGGAAATGATTTCCAGTTGTTTCACCTGGCTTTTGTGCAGCTTTTCTACCTCTGCCTGTTTCTTCTCCAGTATTTCCATCCGGTAATCGTAGTCCTTCGCCTTCGTTTCCAGCGCTTCGGTCAGTTTCTTGTTTTTGGACAGTTCCCCGTTTACCTGTGCTTCCTTGTCTTTGGCACGTTTTTCTATTTCGGCGATCTTCTTATCTTTTGCAACAATAACTTTTTCGTGTTCCGCTTTGAGTTCCAGGAACTTTTCCTTCGCCTGAAATATTTTGTCTTTTTTAAGGCTCTCCCCTTCTGCGGTGGCTTCCTTGACAATGGATGCTGCTTCTCTTTTAGCGTTAGCCAATATCTTAGATGCATTTTTCTTTTCCATAAACTTGGCGATAATAAGCCCCAGGGCCACGCCAACTATACCTGCAACAATAATCATAGTTGTATCCATCTTTGTGTTATTTTAAAAAAAAAGCCTACATCGGTATGGGTTATTATAAACTCCTAAAGACAAGTTTAGGGCTAACCAACTGCTCAAGGGTCCGTCATCTCCGGCCAAAAAAGCCGGGAACGGCATGCTTTTACAGTCGAGACTCACCCTTTCTAATTGAATAGCGTTGAGTTTATCAAACAATAATACCAATGTAGGCAGTACCTCTATCTTATATTTAAAGAACTTGTTTTATCAACTAAGTTTGGCCTGTAGAAGATCATTCAGCGCTTCCAGACGCTTCTGAACCTCCACATTGCCCCTTTCCTTATCTATACTTTTTTGTTCTAAACGGGATGCAAATTGCAGGGCACACATGGCCAGCACGTCCTGCTTGTCTCTCACCGCATAATTTTCTTCAAACTGTTTTACAAGCCTTTCTATATCTTTTGCAGCCTTGCGCAATCCCTCCTCCTGGTCGGGATCAATGGTTAACGGATATACCCGGTCTGCAATAGATAATTTTATTCTGAGCTTGTTGTCCATAAGTTTATAGAACACTATTCCGAGAGTTGTGCTATACAGCTATCTATCTCCCGTATTAAAGTATTTATTTTCAGCTTAGTTTCTGTTTTATTTTCGCTACTGCCCAACATTGTATTTGCCAGTTTAAGCGCATTATATTTTTCTTCCCAATCGGCTATAACAGTTTCTTTTTCCTGTATCACCTTTTTGGAATCTGCCAATTCCTGTGTTAATTTAAGATTCGCCTGCTTTAAAATCTCCATTTTGTGAAGCAGCCGGCTTACCCTATTTTCAAGAGAATCAACAATTTCAGTAATACCACTCATACCTGCAAATAACAATACATCTGCCTACAAAGTTAACATACCTGGCGATACTTCGCAATAGTTTATCTTATTTTTATCGCATTTCATCGTATCGCTATCTCGGATACCGGGTTGTTTCCGGTGACCGGGAATACATAATCTCCTCCTCTATCAGAACAATTTCTGTTGTACATCGGCCAGTGTGTGCGGTATTCCTATATCACATCCTATTTCATTATTCAGCTTTTCTATAAGGTAGGCCGACAGTAAGGGCGAGGCTTTTTCCAGATTTTGATGCACGAAAAAGTG contains the following coding sequences:
- the rny gene encoding ribonuclease Y, with the protein product MDTTMIIVAGIVGVALGLIIAKFMEKKNASKILANAKREAASIVKEATAEGESLKKDKIFQAKEKFLELKAEHEKVIVAKDKKIAEIEKRAKDKEAQVNGELSKNKKLTEALETKAKDYDYRMEILEKKQAEVEKLHKSQVKQLEIISGLPAEDAKSQLIESLRDDARSDAMSYVQNTLEEAKLTAQQEAKKVIINTIQRIGTEEAIENCVSVFNLESDDIKGRIIGREGRNIRALESATGVEIIVDDTPEAIILSCFDSVRREIARLSLHKLVTDGRIHPARIEEVVQKTTKQIEEEIIEVGKRTIIDLGIHGLHPELIKMVGRMKYRSSYGQNLLQHSREVAKLCGVMAAELGLNPKLAKRAGLLHDIGKVPESETEMPHAILGMEWAEKYGEKPDVCNAIGAHHDEVEMKSLIAPIVQVCDAISGARPGARRQVLDSYIQRLKDLEDIAFGFNGVKKAYAIQAGRELRVIVESERVNDDKASELSFEISQKIQTDMTYPGQVKVTVIRETRSVNIAK
- a CDS encoding cell division protein ZapA, with protein sequence MDNKLRIKLSIADRVYPLTIDPDQEEGLRKAAKDIERLVKQFEENYAVRDKQDVLAMCALQFASRLEQKSIDKERGNVEVQKRLEALNDLLQAKLS